A window of Paraburkholderia megapolitana genomic DNA:
CAAGCCTCGGCCATCGTGTGCGATGTGACGGATGTCGATGCGTTTTCTGCGGCGATCGATCGAATGGACCGTCTGGATATCCTGGTGAACAACGCAGGAACGAATTTCCCGATCGAATTTGTCGACGTTACGTTGGAGCAGCTCGATGCCATGCTGCTGCTCAACGTTCGATCGATGTTCACGGTAGCGCAAGCATGTGCGCGAAAAATGATCGAAAGCGGTATAGCCAGAGGCTCGATTATCAACATGTCGTCTCAGATGGGGCATGTAGGTGCTATCCGTCGATCGGTGTACTGCATGACAAAGCATGCGATCGAAGGATTGACCAAGGCTATGGCACTGGAGCTCGCTGCGAATCGTATCTGCGTGAATACGGTCGCGCCAACCTTCGTCGAGACCCCTATGACGAAATCGTTCTTCGCGGACGAAAAATTTCATGGCTGGGTCATGGACCGATTGCCGATGGGGCGGCTGTTGCCGGCGGAGGATGTTGCGGCCGCCGTTTGCTACCTGGCGTCGCCAGCCGCTGCCATGGTGACAGGAACGAGTCTGCGGATAGACGGAGGATGGACCGCTCAGTAATGCATCTCGAGCACCGCTTGAGATGCATCGGAATCGCTAGCAGTGCCGCTATCGCTACACAGACAAGATTATGGACGGAGACAGCTCATGCAACCTGGTACGCAGCGGCGGGACTTGCTGAATCTATACGCGAGCTCACGGCCCAAGAAGCGCTACTTCGGCGCGTTCTCCGTGTTTTGCCTCGGCTTTACACTCGATTTCTTCGACTTCTATCTTGTCGGATTCCTGCTCGCAGTTCTCGGTCCGGGATGGCACCTGACATACGGAGAATCATCGCTGATTCTGCTTAGCGCTGGGGCCGGTGCGATCGTGGGCTCGCTATTCAGCGGCTCGCTGGCGGATGCGTTTGGTCGTAAGCGCGTGTTGCTGATCAGCACCACGATCTGTGGGTTCAGCGCAGGCGCAGCTGCCTTTTTGCCAGAAGGAGCGTGGCTGGGTTT
This region includes:
- a CDS encoding SDR family NAD(P)-dependent oxidoreductase: MTGTSEQRDAADHPRGIVMGSQKLSSGLDGAAALVTGAGRGLGAEIASALAQRGATVYALSRSASELDDVVTRIHNEGGQASAIVCDVTDVDAFSAAIDRMDRLDILVNNAGTNFPIEFVDVTLEQLDAMLLLNVRSMFTVAQACARKMIESGIARGSIINMSSQMGHVGAIRRSVYCMTKHAIEGLTKAMALELAANRICVNTVAPTFVETPMTKSFFADEKFHGWVMDRLPMGRLLPAEDVAAAVCYLASPAAAMVTGTSLRIDGGWTAQ